Proteins encoded by one window of Salvia splendens isolate huo1 chromosome 5, SspV2, whole genome shotgun sequence:
- the LOC121804364 gene encoding protein ZINC INDUCED FACILITATOR-LIKE 1-like, producing MAAIDYAESLLQKDEYVEGCPGCAVDRRKQLQRGMPLKQILTVWMIVLATALTIASLYPFLYFMIRDFHVADREEDIGYYAGFVGCSYMIGRAVSSTLWGVIADRYGRKPVIIIGCASVVVFNALFGLSVNYWMAIITRFLLGSMNGLLGPIKAYACETVRDEYQSYGLSAVSTAWGTGLVIGPALGGFLAQPAEKFPGIFSSDSFWARFPYFLPCLITSIFAAVVTIACFWIPETLHTHILVSTSSGGSYDALEAATEQSDINEMKENKASKKSLFKNWPLMSSIIVYCTFSLHDMAYSEIFSLWAESPRRLGGLGYSTEDVGSVLSVSGLGLLIFQSSLYPIMEKLLGPIMISRVLGIVSIPLLTSYHYIAMLSGITLSIVLNIASLLKNVLSISIVTGLFILQNRAVDQDQRGAANGLAMTFVSLFKAVGPLGGGALFSWAETRLGADFLPGDQMVFFILNIIEAIAVLMTFKPFLVERRNS from the exons atGGCTGCGATTGATTATGCAGAGAGCTTACTGCAAAAAGATGAGTACGTGGAGGGTTGCCCAGGCTGTGCGGTCGATCGCCGCAAACAATTGCAGAGAGGCATGCCTCTCAAGCAAATTCTCACGGTCTGGATGATCGTGCTCGCCACGG CTCTGACAATAGCATCTCTCTACCCGTTCCTCTATTTCATG ATAAGGGATTTTCACGTTGCAGATAGAGAAGAGGATATTGGTTATTATGCTGGTTTTGTAG GATGCTCATACATGATTGGAAGAGCTGTGAGTTCTACATTGTGGGGAGTAATTGCTGATAGATATGGTCGGAAACCTGTCATAATTATAGGCTGTGCCTCAGT GGTTGTTTTCAACGCTCTGTTTGGCCTTAGTGTGAATTATTGGATGGCCATCATCACGAGGTTTCTTCTTGGTAGTATGAATGGCTTACTTGGACCAATAAAG GCATATGCATGTGAAACGGTTCGTGATGAATACCAGTCGTATGGATTGTCAGCG GTTAGCACAGCATGGGGTACCGGATTAGTCATTGGACCAGCGCTGGGAGGCTTTCTCGCTCAG CCTGCAGAAAAATTCCCTGGAATATTCTCGTCAGATTCTTTTTGGGCGAG ATTCCCATATTTCCTGCCCTGCCTGATAACCTCAATATTTGCGGCAGTTGTGACTATCGCTTGTTTCTGGATCCCG gaaacactacacacacacattTTAGTGAGTACATCTTCTGGAGGTTCTTATGATGCTTTGGAGGCTGCAACTGAACAGTCTGACATTAATGAGATGAAGGAAAATAAGGCTTCTAAGAAAAGCCTCTTTAAGAACTGGCCACTTATGTCATCCATCATAGTTTATTGCACTTTCTCACTCCATGATATGGCTTACTCCGAG ATATTCTCATTATGGGCCGAGAGCCCCCGAAGACTCGGAGGGCTTGGTTACTCAACCGAGGATGTTGGATCAGTTCTTTCAGTCTCAG GTTTAGGCCTTCTGATCTTCCAATCTTCCTTGTATCCGATTATGGAGAAACTCTTGGGTCCCATCATGATTTCTCGAGTTCTAGGA ATTGTTTCAATTCCTCTGTTAACAAGTTACCACTACATAGCCATGCTATCAGGGATCACACTATCCATAGTGTTGAATATTGCATCTCTGTTGAAGAATGTCCTATCA ATCTCCATAGTGACGGGGCTCTTCATATTACAAAATAGAGCTGTG GACCAAGACCAAAGAGGTGCAGCAAATGGTCTGGCCATGACCTTTGTGTCACTTTTCAAAGCTGTTGGTCCTTTAGGAGGAGGAGCACT GTTTTCTTGGGCAGAAACACGCCTAGGTGCGGATTTCCTTCCAGGAGATCAAATGGTGTTCTTCATCCTCAACATTATTGAGGCAATTGCAGTTTTGATGACATtcaaaccattcttggttgaaCGACGAAATAGCTGA